The following are from one region of the Gryllotalpicola protaetiae genome:
- a CDS encoding endonuclease/exonuclease/phosphatase family protein produces MPARRLTRLVADAVLGILALAVGGLLLWHDAIPDRGGVMGLVESVLPWFGILILFFFLLAAVRRSAFVAIGALVSAIVWAALFVPPFVPRHGEGAASLTVVSENVDADNPDPGKTVASLAGRHPQVIALQELTETSTRAALATLGPQYPHHYIVGTVGVWSELPLSDGQSLTLGLGWRRALSVDVMTDAGAVRVYALHAASLRPGEFAQRDTMLGTLASTLRADHSTRLIAVGDFNAASTDRSFRQLLTTVSEPRTGQWGLGFTWPAHFPVARVDHILERGLGVVSSVVLPPNGSDHRPIEVSFT; encoded by the coding sequence ATGCCCGCCCGCCGCCTGACCCGCCTGGTCGCCGATGCCGTTCTCGGCATCCTCGCCCTCGCAGTCGGCGGCCTGCTGCTCTGGCATGACGCGATCCCCGATCGCGGCGGGGTGATGGGGCTCGTCGAGTCGGTGCTGCCCTGGTTCGGCATCCTGATTCTGTTCTTCTTCCTCCTCGCAGCGGTGCGCCGCTCCGCCTTCGTCGCCATCGGTGCACTCGTCTCGGCGATCGTCTGGGCCGCGCTGTTCGTGCCGCCGTTCGTCCCGCGGCATGGCGAGGGTGCCGCGAGCCTGACCGTGGTGAGCGAGAACGTCGACGCCGACAACCCCGACCCCGGCAAGACGGTGGCGTCGCTCGCGGGACGGCACCCGCAGGTGATCGCTCTGCAGGAGCTCACCGAGACCTCGACCCGGGCTGCACTCGCGACACTCGGCCCGCAGTACCCGCATCACTACATCGTCGGCACGGTCGGAGTGTGGAGCGAGCTGCCGCTCTCCGACGGCCAGTCGCTCACGCTCGGCCTGGGCTGGAGGCGCGCGCTGAGCGTCGATGTGATGACGGATGCCGGCGCCGTGCGCGTCTACGCCCTGCATGCCGCCTCGCTGAGGCCCGGCGAGTTCGCCCAGCGCGACACGATGCTCGGCACCCTCGCCTCGACACTGCGCGCCGACCACTCGACACGCCTGATCGCCGTCGGCGACTTCAATGCCGCCTCGACGGACCGCTCGTTCCGGCAGCTGCTCACGACCGTCAGCGAGCCGCGCACGGGCCAGTGGGGGTTGGGCTTCACCTGGCCTGCGCACTTTCCCGTCGCCCGGGTCGATCACATTCTCGAGCGCGGCCTCGGCGTCGTCTCGAGCGTCGTGCTGCCGCCGAACGGCAGCGATCACCGGCCCATCGAGGTCAGCTTCACCTAG